The following proteins are co-located in the uncultured Tolumonas sp. genome:
- the yfaE gene encoding class I ribonucleotide reductase maintenance protein YfaE, with protein MTIITPHTTFKLSSGESLLDGLLRTGHQIEYQCRNGYCGACRCKLVSGEVSYPTLPLAFIPAGEVLTCCGKPESTLVLDLPAAEKTTTAKTNEVKKEQIQHTV; from the coding sequence GTGACCATAATAACCCCGCATACCACGTTTAAGCTTTCCAGCGGCGAAAGTCTGCTGGACGGCTTGTTACGTACTGGTCATCAAATCGAGTATCAATGCCGCAATGGTTATTGTGGTGCTTGCCGCTGTAAGCTGGTGTCTGGGGAAGTGAGTTATCCTACCCTGCCACTGGCTTTTATTCCTGCCGGAGAGGTGCTTACCTGTTGTGGTAAACCAGAATCAACGCTAGTGCTTGATCTGCCCGCCGCGGAAAAGACGACAACCGCGAAGACGAATGAAGTAAAGAAAGAACAGATCCAGCATACTGTTTGA
- a CDS encoding LysE family translocator has protein sequence MFGIHDLTLFIISGFLLNVMPGPDSLLIMSKSASHGWRAGSIASLGIGSGVFVHVLAAALGLSAILASSSTAFTVVKYIGAAYLAYIGVVALLQKSKTNSAAASQEKSLLTAPLSMRAVYWQGFLSNALNPKVALFFLAFVPQFINHDASSKALAFIILGLIFNFNSMLWCHFLAVSTSLANKRLKVSHTVSFWLNKMIGTLFIALGLKLALAAKN, from the coding sequence ATGTTTGGAATTCACGATCTCACGCTATTTATCATCTCTGGTTTTTTACTCAACGTAATGCCTGGCCCAGATTCATTGTTGATCATGTCCAAAAGCGCCTCTCACGGATGGCGCGCAGGTAGTATCGCCTCATTAGGAATTGGTTCTGGTGTGTTTGTGCATGTATTGGCCGCAGCCTTGGGTTTATCGGCGATCCTGGCTAGCTCCTCCACGGCTTTTACCGTTGTAAAATATATCGGTGCCGCCTACCTTGCTTATATCGGCGTTGTAGCCTTGCTTCAGAAATCAAAAACTAACTCAGCTGCAGCATCACAGGAAAAATCATTACTCACGGCCCCTCTTTCTATGCGCGCGGTGTATTGGCAAGGTTTTTTAAGCAATGCGTTAAATCCTAAGGTAGCCCTGTTTTTCCTGGCTTTTGTTCCGCAATTTATCAATCACGATGCCTCCAGCAAAGCATTGGCATTCATCATTCTTGGTCTGATTTTTAATTTTAACAGCATGTTATGGTGTCATTTTCTGGCCGTTTCTACTTCGTTAGCCAATAAACGCCTCAAAGTCAGTCACACCGTTAGTTTTTGGCTGAATAAGATGATTGGCACACTGTTTATTGCGCTCGGCCTGAAATTGGCCTTAGCAGCAAAAAACTAG
- the secD gene encoding protein translocase subunit SecD — MKKNESLIKNQMSKWQYALLALIFITFSFYSLPTFFGERPALGLHYEQAWAGNDKNILQENQISPETMIQSEDRTLLVFSSQADQQRAKQLLELNGYDGSQLTLEFFSDSPRWMQSLGAAPIRLGLDLRGGSQLLMAVDTDFIVKNHTRNFADTLRTEFKKEKLRGTTITANNDEVQITLPTTQEISSWLKIIRQETTGQTNPWVSQREDNRITLRVSETERNTLINNGVTQNLSILKKRIHELGIVEASVQRQGQNGIRIELPGVHNPKQAKDVIGATASLAFYQVSNTGSYQLQDKSARNINMMREPVLSGEHIVDARAGADEMGRPQVSIVLDKTGGDKMNWFSRNNVGQAMSTVFTEYKNAPDGSLKANSQVINVATIQTTLGNQFRITGLDSLSEAQELSMLLRAGALTAPLKILEERSIGPTLGMENIKAGFSALAFGMAGMMLFMLVWYRRFGWVAIVALLTNLLMQVGLLALLPGAVLTLPGIAGLVLTVGMAVDTNVLIFERIKDRLREGGSLANAIDFGYRSAFVTIFDANITTLISAIVLYSIGSGPLQGFAITLILGLISSMITGVWGTRAIINPIWGRSSLKLLRV; from the coding sequence ATGAAAAAAAACGAAAGTCTCATCAAAAACCAGATGAGCAAATGGCAATATGCCCTTTTAGCGTTGATATTTATCACTTTTAGCTTTTATTCCCTGCCCACCTTCTTTGGCGAGCGACCAGCCTTGGGCCTGCATTACGAACAGGCATGGGCTGGCAACGATAAAAATATTCTGCAGGAAAATCAGATCTCACCGGAAACGATGATTCAATCGGAAGATAGAACATTACTGGTTTTTTCGTCACAAGCCGATCAGCAACGAGCCAAACAGCTACTAGAACTGAATGGTTATGATGGCAGTCAACTCACGCTCGAATTCTTCTCTGACTCACCGCGCTGGATGCAATCGCTGGGTGCCGCTCCGATCCGGTTAGGGCTCGATCTCCGCGGTGGTTCTCAGCTGTTAATGGCAGTGGATACCGACTTTATCGTTAAAAATCACACCCGTAATTTTGCCGACACACTACGCACTGAGTTTAAAAAAGAGAAATTACGCGGCACAACAATCACCGCCAACAACGATGAAGTGCAGATCACGTTACCAACCACACAGGAAATCAGTTCTTGGCTGAAAATTATCCGTCAGGAAACCACAGGCCAGACTAACCCTTGGGTTTCACAACGCGAAGATAACCGGATAACGCTGCGCGTGAGCGAAACAGAACGCAATACCCTGATCAACAATGGCGTGACACAGAATCTGTCGATCCTAAAAAAGCGTATCCATGAACTTGGGATCGTCGAAGCCTCCGTGCAGCGCCAAGGGCAAAATGGTATCCGGATCGAACTGCCCGGTGTGCATAACCCGAAACAAGCCAAAGATGTGATTGGGGCGACGGCATCATTGGCCTTTTATCAGGTCAGTAATACCGGTAGTTACCAACTGCAGGATAAATCGGCTCGTAACATCAACATGATGCGTGAACCGGTGCTGAGTGGTGAACATATTGTTGATGCGCGTGCGGGTGCTGATGAAATGGGTCGTCCGCAGGTGAGTATTGTGCTGGATAAAACCGGCGGCGATAAAATGAACTGGTTCAGCAGAAATAATGTCGGTCAGGCCATGTCGACAGTGTTTACTGAATATAAAAATGCCCCTGACGGTTCATTAAAAGCCAACAGTCAGGTGATTAATGTTGCTACCATTCAAACTACATTGGGTAACCAATTCCGCATCACCGGGCTTGATAGTCTGAGCGAAGCGCAGGAGTTGTCGATGTTGTTGCGAGCCGGTGCATTGACTGCGCCACTCAAGATACTCGAAGAACGCTCAATTGGCCCGACGTTAGGTATGGAAAATATTAAAGCCGGATTCAGTGCCTTAGCCTTTGGTATGGCTGGCATGATGCTATTTATGCTGGTGTGGTATCGCCGTTTTGGTTGGGTCGCTATTGTCGCGCTGCTCACAAACTTATTGATGCAAGTTGGCTTGTTAGCACTCTTACCCGGAGCGGTATTAACGCTGCCCGGCATTGCGGGGTTAGTGCTCACCGTTGGTATGGCCGTTGACACGAATGTGCTGATTTTTGAGCGGATTAAAGATCGGTTGCGTGAAGGCGGCAGTCTGGCGAATGCCATCGATTTTGGTTATCGCTCGGCCTTTGTCACCATTTTTGACGCCAATATCACCACATTGATCAGCGCCATTGTGCTCTACAGCATTGGTTCCGGCCCTCTGCAAGGCTTTGCCATTACGCTGATCCTCGGTCTTATTTCCAGCATGATCACCGGTGTCTGGGGCACCAGAGCGATAATCAATCCTATCTGGGGAAGAAGCTCCCTGAAACTGCTGCGGGTATAA
- the secF gene encoding protein translocase subunit SecF, translated as MMNLFRTLTLTHYRYAGLMLSIILTLLSIIILSIYGLHLGLDFTSGVLLELKIQTLKSATELNTILNSSLANFVQLQYNGIPGEWLVKLPPQESSFVATELVKQISAELNLPVELSKTTIVGPQVGADLFEQGLLALLAASVAISVYLAFRFEWRQAIGVLLSVLHDAVIALGLLSWMQIEFDLNVIAGLMAVIGYSLNDSIVISDRLRDLLRSPTATDIYQCSNKAIKATFSRTLITSGTTLFTVSALLLFGGEALFSFSFTLFIGVLVGTVSSITIASTVQELLGLSAEAYRKKELISDDGITESL; from the coding sequence ATGATGAATCTATTTCGTACGTTAACGCTAACCCATTACCGTTATGCCGGGCTGATGCTTTCTATCATTCTGACCCTGCTTTCCATCATTATTCTTTCCATCTACGGACTCCATCTTGGTCTCGATTTTACCAGTGGTGTGTTGCTGGAGCTTAAAATTCAGACCTTAAAAAGTGCTACCGAGCTAAATACCATTCTTAATTCATCATTAGCGAATTTTGTTCAGCTGCAATACAACGGCATTCCTGGTGAATGGCTGGTAAAATTACCACCACAGGAAAGTAGCTTTGTTGCCACTGAATTGGTGAAACAAATCAGTGCTGAATTAAACCTGCCGGTTGAATTAAGTAAAACAACGATTGTCGGGCCACAGGTCGGGGCAGATCTCTTTGAGCAAGGGCTATTAGCACTTTTAGCTGCTTCAGTCGCGATCTCGGTTTATCTGGCATTCCGGTTTGAATGGCGACAAGCGATTGGGGTATTACTGTCTGTTTTACATGATGCCGTGATCGCACTGGGTTTACTGTCATGGATGCAAATCGAGTTTGATCTGAATGTTATTGCCGGACTGATGGCCGTCATTGGTTATTCGCTCAATGACAGTATCGTGATCTCAGATCGATTACGCGATTTACTGCGTAGCCCTACGGCGACAGACATTTATCAATGTTCAAACAAGGCAATCAAGGCCACCTTCAGCCGAACTTTGATCACCTCAGGAACCACCTTATTTACCGTCAGTGCATTACTGTTATTTGGTGGCGAAGCGCTGTTCTCTTTTTCTTTTACACTGTTTATCGGGGTATTAGTGGGCACCGTCTCATCCATTACCATCGCATCAACGGTGCAGGAGTTGCTGGGATTAAGCGCCGAGGCCTACAGGAAAAAAGAACTGATTAGCGATGATGGAATAACTGAATCACTCTAA
- a CDS encoding MFS transporter — MLYAAPFNPPIIRQLLRINIGLMVCIEFIMNAMLSFSSSYLCGGLGMTLHTYSLTTAVYAGTAILMIAQHHWLVSHLGYRRFIRCALVFFTVGSLICANADAASLFIFGRVIQAIGGSAFFTAARVHVNFFAPTPAGRGLAIRYMAYSLVGGSAMAAFLAALILEHYSWRALFLIQLPQIAAVWWLTGKTTSNVRKLRPSGKLHPANMFCLVAGVFVLQYIVENAPYDYFSDESLFCGLLLLAIIGLGLFVWFEHQRHYSLLSFRHFFSSRYLAGLMIYVLCYLVIASTNYLIPIFLQKGLSFPVLNCGALLTTTSLCSLIFAWLHLKVSAKYSNQKHYLLFAFACLSIFGLLSSHLSSGIRLWDMAIPLIFLSGFAAVGQGTAAFNTFRETDSRLFSQAYQTKNMLRELMNSTAVSLTNVFLQTREAEHYTRLAENVNERTVAHYSVSISQLYNLATQQSVVMSCLDAFWGIGVAGGLFFIFSWWQKKIV; from the coding sequence ATGTTGTACGCAGCTCCATTTAATCCGCCGATTATCCGGCAACTTCTCCGTATCAATATTGGCCTCATGGTTTGTATTGAATTTATTATGAATGCCATGTTGTCATTTTCATCCTCATACCTGTGTGGCGGTTTAGGGATGACGTTGCATACCTACAGTTTGACGACCGCTGTCTATGCAGGAACGGCGATCTTAATGATCGCGCAGCATCATTGGCTGGTTTCTCATCTTGGTTACCGTCGGTTTATTCGTTGTGCACTTGTTTTCTTTACCGTTGGTTCATTGATTTGCGCTAATGCAGATGCGGCATCGTTGTTTATTTTCGGACGTGTTATTCAGGCGATTGGCGGCTCTGCCTTTTTTACCGCAGCGCGCGTGCACGTTAATTTCTTTGCGCCAACACCAGCCGGACGAGGGCTGGCGATTCGTTACATGGCATACAGCTTAGTGGGCGGAAGTGCGATGGCTGCATTTTTGGCTGCGTTGATTTTGGAGCATTACAGCTGGCGTGCGTTGTTCTTGATTCAACTGCCACAAATAGCCGCTGTCTGGTGGTTAACAGGAAAGACGACAAGTAATGTGCGCAAGCTTCGGCCATCCGGGAAATTGCACCCTGCGAATATGTTCTGTTTGGTGGCAGGGGTGTTTGTATTACAGTACATCGTTGAAAATGCGCCGTATGATTATTTTAGTGATGAGTCATTATTCTGTGGATTATTGCTGTTGGCGATAATAGGGCTTGGCTTGTTTGTTTGGTTTGAACACCAACGTCACTATTCACTGCTTTCTTTCCGTCATTTCTTTTCCAGTCGGTATTTAGCCGGATTGATGATTTATGTGCTTTGTTATCTGGTTATTGCTTCCACCAATTATCTGATCCCGATTTTCCTGCAAAAAGGGCTCTCGTTCCCGGTGCTTAACTGTGGTGCTTTACTGACCACCACATCACTCTGTTCGCTGATATTTGCTTGGTTGCATCTTAAGGTTTCTGCCAAGTATTCAAATCAGAAACACTATCTTTTATTTGCCTTCGCCTGCTTGAGTATTTTTGGTCTGCTTAGTAGTCATTTAAGTTCAGGTATTCGCTTGTGGGATATGGCAATTCCACTGATTTTTCTCTCTGGTTTTGCTGCGGTAGGGCAAGGTACTGCTGCATTTAATACCTTCAGGGAAACAGATAGCCGACTATTTTCTCAAGCTTATCAGACTAAAAATATGCTGCGGGAGTTAATGAATTCGACCGCGGTTTCACTGACGAATGTGTTTTTGCAAACCAGAGAAGCCGAACATTACACGCGGCTTGCTGAAAATGTGAATGAACGAACTGTTGCGCACTATAGTGTTTCAATTTCACAGCTTTATAACTTGGCGACGCAGCAATCTGTCGTCATGTCGTGCCTCGATGCTTTCTGGGGGATTGGTGTTGCGGGCGGTTTGTTTTTTATCTTTAGCTGGTGGCAGAAAAAGATTGTTTAA
- a CDS encoding LysR family transcriptional regulator, with translation MNNARSASFFQQFRHWDLNLLVVLEALYAEQGNVTRAAQRVGLSQSALSHALNRLRDMLDDPLFVKRGAKMQPTARASQLAPFVAQWLDQLQVELSPQLFDPMTIKASLRLGMPEHLERLLLPDLLRYLGTHAPGIHIHVKAVPIFQLSDELDNGGIDLAITGAQIDLSEGYQQQLLTRSHFVYVYNPKLLTLPDNPTLEELAAVPQLTTSYAHNTTSIIESYFQAHGLKRKIMATTSGITAIPAIIAMCPVLVILPRLMITQYSLFDEFNVVPFADQDVNVPLNLVWHRLHDHDPAHQYVRDYIVQQFTTLVN, from the coding sequence ATGAATAATGCAAGATCGGCGAGCTTTTTCCAGCAATTCCGTCACTGGGATCTTAACCTGTTGGTAGTTTTGGAAGCATTGTATGCCGAACAAGGTAATGTAACCCGAGCAGCACAGCGGGTGGGTTTGAGCCAGTCAGCCTTGAGCCATGCCTTGAACCGTTTACGCGACATGTTGGATGACCCGTTATTTGTAAAACGCGGCGCTAAAATGCAACCTACTGCCCGTGCAAGCCAATTAGCACCTTTTGTTGCGCAATGGCTGGATCAATTGCAGGTGGAACTTAGCCCGCAATTATTTGACCCAATGACCATCAAAGCCTCGCTACGCTTAGGAATGCCAGAGCATTTAGAACGCTTGTTATTGCCCGACTTATTACGTTATTTAGGCACCCATGCACCCGGCATCCACATTCATGTTAAAGCCGTGCCCATTTTTCAGCTCAGTGACGAACTGGATAACGGAGGTATTGATCTGGCGATTACAGGCGCACAAATTGACCTGTCTGAGGGATATCAACAACAGTTACTGACACGCAGTCATTTTGTGTATGTGTATAACCCTAAATTACTCACATTGCCGGATAATCCGACACTGGAAGAATTGGCGGCAGTGCCGCAACTCACCACCAGTTATGCGCATAACACGACCAGTATTATTGAAAGCTATTTTCAGGCGCATGGGCTGAAACGCAAGATCATGGCAACAACATCAGGCATTACAGCTATTCCCGCCATCATCGCTATGTGCCCGGTATTGGTTATCTTACCTAGGCTCATGATCACGCAATATTCACTCTTTGATGAGTTCAACGTGGTGCCGTTCGCCGATCAGGATGTAAACGTACCGCTCAATCTGGTCTGGCATCGGCTGCATGATCATGATCCAGCGCATCAATATGTGCGGGATTACATCGTTCAGCAATTTACAACGCTGGTTAACTGA
- a CDS encoding tRNA-uridine aminocarboxypropyltransferase, translated as MNAFQRLRQQRLAKATKPFNARGGSIARCEGCGLPVVQCACALMPEGAPKAAFCLLMYDTEPMKPSNTGRLIADIFPHNTHAFMWSRTEVDEGLLALLADPTYSPIVVFPESYVQEGERVVINSVDTLPNRPLYILLDGTWSEARKMFRKSPYLDQFPVISVQPQTLSAYRLRVASNENQLCTAEVACCLLQQQGDLAASTMLHDWFSLFRQRYLTIKPHHQRFLTDNVSAGDDQRSAIS; from the coding sequence ATGAATGCATTCCAACGATTGAGACAACAACGACTAGCAAAAGCGACAAAACCATTTAACGCCCGTGGTGGATCGATAGCTCGCTGTGAAGGTTGCGGTTTACCTGTGGTACAGTGCGCTTGTGCATTAATGCCAGAGGGTGCACCGAAAGCTGCCTTCTGTTTACTGATGTATGACACAGAACCCATGAAGCCATCTAACACTGGCCGGTTGATTGCTGATATCTTTCCGCATAACACGCATGCGTTTATGTGGTCACGTACTGAAGTGGATGAAGGGTTGTTGGCTTTATTAGCTGATCCAACTTATTCACCTATAGTGGTATTCCCAGAAAGTTATGTGCAGGAAGGCGAACGCGTAGTGATCAATTCGGTCGATACACTCCCAAACCGCCCACTTTATATTTTGCTTGATGGGACGTGGAGTGAAGCTCGGAAGATGTTCCGAAAAAGCCCGTATCTCGATCAATTTCCAGTAATATCCGTGCAGCCACAAACCTTGTCAGCCTATCGTTTGCGCGTGGCATCAAATGAAAATCAACTGTGCACTGCGGAAGTTGCTTGTTGTTTATTACAACAACAAGGTGATCTTGCTGCGTCAACCATGCTACATGATTGGTTTTCGCTGTTCCGCCAACGTTATTTAACCATCAAACCACACCATCAACGTTTTCTGACCGATAACGTCTCTGCTGGTGATGACCAGCGTAGTGCGATCAGTTAA
- a CDS encoding AAA family ATPase, with protein sequence MTELAAEALLPDFSDLSCEKLSAVQPISFAETQERAASAILRLNTASQSCPALLLSGFPGVNYERVIMDLIDDCPKPFNRSFDLCYTENLKNPFRPIWLKLKAGTGPEFCDLLDDLFKLLRLKLDAEELVKKILRKQDNDEKLAEYLTELSAHVAQDGVFTHPVLMNLMIHQLQPQPPVIYARDLTWRSLFGSINYVTEQGSVYSNHHLLEAGLLREANGGYLIIPVDELLMKPQLWFKLHNALATGYLDWSAPEDTPPQTPFFQPEATPLDIKLILVGDRISIAEFNLLDNEFSEKIFLRTDLITEFPYDDDSVAQFTGLLCHIRHHWELLDFDASAIKELMRFSCRLCEHQRILSFAETQLVALMQLAHSIASEQGAELITALHIKAALSEQEYRLNYIVEQSDQGIVDQQILLQTEGEVVGQINGLSVIQIMGHPYDFGEPVRLTATVHMGDGDVSDIERKAELAGHIHAKAMMIIHGYLSTLFGAENPSPLSANLVFEQSYSEIDGDSAALTGLCALLSALAQQPIYQHLAVTGAVDQFGNVQPVGGLNEKIEGFFRVCSIQGLNGKQGVVIPESNYLQLILSDEVIEAVKNGQFHIYPVGHVEEAVELLMGCPAGSIDDERTLFGRIRQRLDDLNGPSGRNGLLSTLLRRLRALVGLA encoded by the coding sequence GTGACAGAACTAGCTGCAGAAGCCCTCCTTCCCGACTTTTCAGATTTGTCGTGCGAGAAATTATCCGCTGTTCAACCGATTAGTTTCGCTGAAACGCAAGAACGTGCGGCATCAGCTATTTTACGCCTCAATACTGCCAGCCAAAGCTGTCCGGCTTTACTGTTAAGTGGTTTCCCTGGCGTCAACTACGAACGAGTCATCATGGATCTGATTGATGACTGCCCCAAACCATTTAATCGTAGTTTTGATCTTTGCTATACCGAAAATCTGAAAAACCCTTTCCGCCCAATATGGCTGAAATTGAAAGCAGGTACCGGCCCGGAATTTTGCGACTTATTAGATGACCTGTTCAAATTGCTGCGACTGAAACTAGATGCGGAAGAACTGGTTAAAAAGATCCTGCGCAAACAGGATAACGATGAAAAACTAGCCGAATACCTGACGGAGCTGTCCGCTCATGTGGCACAAGATGGTGTATTTACTCATCCGGTATTGATGAATCTGATGATCCACCAACTGCAGCCACAGCCACCGGTTATCTATGCTCGCGACTTAACTTGGCGTTCCCTGTTTGGTTCGATCAATTATGTAACCGAACAAGGTAGCGTTTACAGCAACCACCATTTACTGGAAGCCGGTTTATTGCGCGAGGCCAATGGCGGTTATCTGATCATTCCGGTGGATGAATTGCTGATGAAACCACAACTGTGGTTCAAACTGCATAATGCACTGGCAACCGGTTATCTCGATTGGTCGGCGCCAGAAGATACGCCACCGCAAACACCATTTTTCCAGCCAGAAGCCACGCCATTGGACATCAAACTGATCCTGGTTGGCGATCGTATCTCTATTGCAGAATTCAATCTGCTGGATAATGAGTTTTCAGAGAAGATTTTCCTGCGAACTGATCTCATCACCGAATTTCCGTATGACGACGATTCTGTCGCCCAATTTACGGGGTTACTGTGTCATATTCGGCATCATTGGGAACTATTGGATTTTGATGCTTCGGCAATCAAAGAATTGATGCGTTTTTCCTGCCGCCTATGTGAACACCAGCGCATCCTCTCGTTTGCCGAAACTCAGCTGGTCGCACTGATGCAACTGGCACACAGTATTGCCTCCGAGCAAGGTGCAGAGCTGATCACCGCACTGCATATCAAAGCAGCGTTGTCTGAACAGGAATATCGACTGAATTACATCGTCGAACAATCTGACCAAGGCATTGTAGACCAGCAGATCTTGTTACAAACCGAAGGTGAAGTGGTTGGTCAGATCAACGGGCTCTCGGTCATTCAAATCATGGGGCACCCTTATGACTTTGGCGAGCCGGTACGATTAACCGCAACTGTGCATATGGGCGACGGCGATGTATCAGATATCGAACGTAAAGCCGAGTTGGCGGGTCATATTCATGCGAAAGCCATGATGATCATCCATGGTTATCTCTCAACACTATTTGGTGCTGAAAACCCCTCGCCTTTGTCAGCTAATCTGGTGTTCGAGCAATCGTACAGTGAAATAGATGGCGACAGCGCGGCACTGACTGGCCTTTGTGCTCTGCTCTCTGCATTGGCACAACAACCGATCTACCAACATCTGGCCGTAACCGGTGCCGTAGACCAATTTGGTAATGTTCAACCAGTCGGTGGGTTGAATGAAAAAATCGAAGGTTTCTTCCGTGTCTGTTCGATTCAGGGATTAAACGGAAAACAAGGTGTCGTGATCCCCGAATCAAATTACCTGCAGCTGATCTTATCCGACGAGGTAATAGAAGCGGTTAAAAATGGTCAATTCCACATTTATCCGGTTGGCCATGTTGAAGAAGCGGTCGAATTATTGATGGGTTGCCCTGCGGGTTCGATCGATGATGAACGAACCCTATTTGGCCGGATCAGACAGCGATTAGACGACCTAAATGGACCATCAGGCAGAAATGGGCTATTAAGCACACTTTTACGCAGGTTACGGGCACTGGTTGGACTTGCTTAG